From one Aquicella lusitana genomic stretch:
- a CDS encoding IS110 family transposase has protein sequence MKQYDYTGKEVYVGIDVHKKTYSCVIICEGEVVKRDTMPAKAEILVSYLKNTFSGAVIKTAYEAGFSGFHLHRYLVSHGINNIVVHPGSIEVASRDRVKTDKRDALKIALQLSAGRLHGIFVPSQEREEKRSMTRLRTNILKLRHQVGQQFKGLLFTQGLIEVEDDTVICPRWLSQKLSEVEQGNYSNDFCYSVHQYAEQWMQLTKRMKEIEARLEIQANDEKSLQMIYESVPGIGPIHARQLANELGNMIQFKNEKQLFSFTGLTPSEHSSGEHTRQGHITRQGNSVLRRIFIEAAWIAITKDPSLKEIFNRLSNNRGKKRAIVGVARRLAGRIRSCVLTGALYEIKPTQEACSLQEKVA, from the coding sequence ATGAAACAGTACGATTATACAGGGAAAGAGGTATACGTTGGTATAGATGTTCATAAAAAGACCTATTCTTGCGTTATTATTTGCGAAGGAGAAGTAGTGAAACGAGATACAATGCCAGCCAAAGCTGAGATATTGGTAAGTTATCTAAAAAATACGTTTTCTGGAGCGGTCATCAAAACTGCTTACGAAGCTGGATTTTCTGGATTTCATCTGCATCGCTATTTGGTCTCCCATGGAATAAATAACATAGTGGTCCATCCTGGTTCTATTGAAGTAGCCTCCCGAGATCGGGTCAAGACAGATAAACGCGATGCATTAAAAATAGCCCTACAATTATCTGCTGGGCGATTGCATGGGATCTTTGTGCCAAGCCAAGAGCGAGAAGAGAAACGTAGCATGACGCGATTACGGACAAATATATTGAAACTACGGCATCAAGTTGGTCAGCAATTTAAAGGACTATTATTTACTCAAGGATTAATAGAAGTAGAAGATGATACGGTGATTTGTCCAAGATGGTTATCTCAAAAGTTAAGTGAAGTGGAACAGGGGAATTATTCAAACGATTTTTGTTATAGCGTTCATCAATATGCTGAGCAATGGATGCAATTGACGAAACGAATGAAAGAAATAGAAGCAAGGCTTGAAATTCAGGCAAATGATGAAAAAAGTCTGCAAATGATTTATGAAAGCGTCCCAGGGATTGGCCCAATTCATGCAAGACAATTAGCCAATGAGCTGGGTAATATGATTCAGTTTAAAAATGAAAAACAGTTATTTAGTTTTACAGGACTAACGCCGAGTGAGCATTCATCGGGTGAGCATACTCGACAGGGTCATATTACACGACAAGGAAATTCAGTATTACGCAGAATTTTTATAGAAGCAGCATGGATAGCCATTACAAAAGACCCGAGCCTGAAAGAAATATTTAATCGTCTCTCGAATAATCGAGGAAAAAAGCGTGCAATCGTTGGTGTTGCA